From the genome of Streptacidiphilus rugosus AM-16, one region includes:
- a CDS encoding helix-turn-helix domain-containing protein → MDPAHTHDARTDPAPARAEEGTAYQAVLDEVAPRLRALRARRGLTLAALSEATGISRSTLSRLESGQRRPSLELLLPLAGAYRVPLDDLVGAPEVGDPRVRLTPRAMANGGTAVPLTRGPGPLQAYKMIINDRGGEPDLRTHEGYEWLYVLDGKLRLVLAEHDLVLGPGEAAEFDTRLPHWFSSADGRPVEVLSLFGRQGERMHVRAQPRAKPRAGAEHGEG, encoded by the coding sequence ATGGACCCCGCTCACACGCACGACGCTCGAACCGACCCCGCTCCGGCCCGAGCGGAGGAGGGGACGGCCTACCAGGCGGTCCTCGACGAGGTCGCCCCACGGTTGCGGGCGCTGCGCGCCAGGCGCGGGCTGACCCTGGCCGCGCTCTCCGAGGCGACCGGCATCTCCAGGAGCACCCTGTCCCGGCTCGAGTCCGGTCAGCGCCGACCCAGCCTGGAGCTGCTGCTACCGCTGGCCGGGGCGTACCGGGTGCCGCTGGACGACCTGGTCGGCGCGCCCGAGGTGGGCGATCCCCGGGTCAGGCTGACGCCGCGCGCCATGGCGAACGGCGGGACGGCCGTCCCGCTGACCCGCGGTCCAGGCCCGCTCCAGGCCTACAAGATGATCATCAATGACCGTGGCGGCGAGCCCGACCTGCGGACGCACGAGGGCTACGAGTGGCTCTACGTCCTGGACGGCAAGCTGCGCCTGGTCCTGGCCGAGCACGACCTGGTGCTGGGCCCCGGGGAGGCCGCCGAGTTCGACACCCGTCTGCCGCACTGGTTCAGCAGCGCCGACGGCCGTCCGGTCGAGGTGCTCAGCCTCTTCGGCCGACAGGGCGAGCGCATGCACGTCCGAGCCCAGCCGCGCGCCAAGCCGCGCGCGGGTGCGGAGCACGGCGAGGGCTGA
- a CDS encoding ABC transporter ATP-binding protein produces the protein MSVAPPDNDVLWARALVKSHHGTPALRGISLGVREGEVLAVAGPRGCGKSTLLDVLSGLLPADEGEIWFNSSPVHTLGRAGRERLRRERFGYVGPLPQLVPELNARENVALPMLLAGLPRKAAATTASEWLERLDVADCAKRRPAELLQDQRQRIAVARALAPAPAVVFADEPTAPLHRESQDQVMRILLAASRSHKITLILATHDASVARYANRVAVMADGRLATPVDARDAVALSELEEDARTCSTSA, from the coding sequence GTGAGCGTCGCCCCACCTGACAACGACGTGCTGTGGGCACGCGCGCTGGTCAAATCGCATCACGGCACCCCCGCCCTGCGCGGCATCTCACTCGGCGTGCGCGAGGGCGAGGTGCTGGCCGTCGCCGGCCCGCGCGGCTGCGGCAAGTCCACCCTGCTCGACGTGCTCAGCGGCCTGCTCCCCGCCGACGAGGGGGAGATCTGGTTCAACAGCTCCCCCGTCCACACCCTCGGCCGGGCCGGCCGCGAGCGGCTGCGCCGGGAACGCTTCGGCTACGTCGGCCCGCTGCCGCAGCTCGTGCCCGAGCTCAACGCCAGGGAGAACGTCGCACTGCCGATGCTGCTGGCCGGGCTGCCCAGGAAGGCGGCCGCCACGACGGCGAGCGAGTGGCTGGAGCGCCTCGACGTCGCCGACTGCGCCAAGCGCCGTCCGGCCGAGCTGCTGCAGGACCAGCGCCAGCGCATCGCCGTCGCACGCGCGCTGGCTCCGGCCCCGGCCGTGGTCTTCGCCGACGAGCCGACGGCCCCGCTGCACCGCGAGTCGCAGGACCAGGTGATGCGGATACTGCTCGCCGCGTCGCGGTCCCACAAGATCACCCTTATTCTGGCGACACACGACGCGAGCGTGGCCAGATACGCCAACCGGGTGGCGGTGATGGCGGACGGAAGGCTCGCCACCCCTGTCGACGCCCGGGACGCCGTCGCGCTGAGTGAGCTCGAAGAGGACGCCCGCACGTGTTCTACCTCCGCGTAG
- a CDS encoding aspartate aminotransferase family protein yields the protein MSAEPVAKDLSKSAYDHLWMHFTRMSSYEKNPVPTIVRGEGQYIFDSNGRKYLDGLAGLFVVQAGHGRKDLAEVARKQAEELAFFPIWSYAHPKAVELAERLANYAPGDLNKVFFTTGGGEAVETAWKLAKQYFKLTGEPTKYKVISRAVAYHGTPQGALSITGLPALKAPFEPLVPGTHKVPNTNIYRAPIFGDDPEAFGRWCADQIEQQILFEGPETVAAVFLEPVQNAGGCFPPPPGYFQRVREICDQYNVLLVSDETICAFGRLGTMFACDKFDFIPDMITCAKGMTSGYSPIGACIISDRLAEPFYKQDNTFLHGYTFGGHPVSSAVALANLDIFDNEGLNKHVLENENAFLTTLQKLHDLPIVGDVRGNGFFYGIELVTDKATKESFTDEQCERVLYGFLSKALFENGLYCRADDRGDPVIQLSPPLTSDQATFDEIEGILRSVLTEAWTKL from the coding sequence ATGAGCGCCGAGCCGGTCGCCAAGGACCTTTCCAAGTCCGCCTACGACCACCTGTGGATGCACTTCACCCGCATGTCGTCGTACGAGAAGAACCCTGTGCCGACCATCGTGCGCGGCGAGGGCCAGTACATCTTCGACTCCAACGGTCGCAAGTACCTCGACGGCCTCGCCGGCCTGTTCGTGGTGCAGGCCGGCCACGGCCGCAAGGACCTGGCCGAGGTCGCCCGGAAGCAGGCCGAGGAGCTCGCCTTCTTCCCGATCTGGAGCTACGCCCACCCGAAGGCCGTCGAGCTGGCCGAGCGCCTGGCGAACTACGCCCCGGGCGACCTGAACAAGGTCTTCTTCACCACCGGTGGCGGCGAGGCCGTCGAGACCGCGTGGAAGCTGGCCAAGCAGTACTTCAAGCTGACCGGCGAGCCCACCAAGTACAAGGTGATCTCCCGCGCGGTGGCCTACCACGGCACCCCCCAGGGCGCCCTGTCCATCACCGGCCTGCCGGCCCTGAAGGCCCCCTTCGAGCCGCTGGTCCCGGGCACCCACAAGGTCCCGAACACCAACATCTACCGCGCCCCGATCTTCGGCGACGACCCGGAGGCCTTCGGCCGCTGGTGTGCCGACCAGATCGAGCAGCAGATCCTGTTCGAGGGCCCGGAAACCGTCGCCGCCGTCTTCCTGGAGCCGGTGCAGAACGCCGGTGGCTGCTTCCCGCCGCCGCCCGGGTACTTCCAGCGCGTGCGCGAGATCTGCGACCAGTACAACGTGCTGCTGGTCTCCGACGAGACCATCTGCGCCTTCGGCCGCCTCGGCACCATGTTCGCCTGTGACAAGTTCGACTTCATCCCGGACATGATCACCTGTGCCAAGGGCATGACCTCGGGCTACTCCCCGATCGGCGCCTGCATCATCTCCGACCGCCTGGCGGAGCCGTTCTACAAGCAGGACAACACCTTCCTGCACGGCTACACCTTCGGCGGCCACCCGGTCTCCTCCGCGGTCGCGCTGGCCAACCTCGACATCTTCGACAACGAGGGCCTGAACAAGCACGTCCTGGAGAACGAGAACGCGTTCCTCACGACCCTGCAGAAGCTGCACGACCTGCCGATCGTCGGCGACGTCCGCGGCAACGGCTTCTTCTACGGGATCGAGCTGGTGACCGACAAGGCCACCAAGGAGTCCTTCACCGACGAGCAGTGCGAGCGTGTGCTCTACGGCTTCCTCTCGAAGGCGCTCTTCGAGAACGGCCTGTACTGCCGCGCCGACGACCGTGGCGACCCGGTCATCCAGCTCTCGCCGCCGCTGACCTCGGACCAGGCGACCTTCGACGAGATCGAGGGCATCCTCCGCAGCGTGCTGACCGAGGCGTGGACGAAGCTGTAA
- a CDS encoding Lrp/AsnC family transcriptional regulator, translating to MANRDRNASVPLDSVSKAIIEQLQEDGRRPYASIGKAVGLSEAAVRQRVQKLLDQGVMQIVAVTDPLTVGFARQAMVGITVEGDIEPVADALAAMDEVAYVVVTAGSFDLMAELICEDDEDLLDLINKRIRALPGVRRTESFVYLKLRKQTYTWGTR from the coding sequence GTGGCCAACCGTGACCGGAACGCCAGCGTTCCTCTCGACTCCGTCTCCAAGGCGATCATCGAACAGCTCCAGGAGGACGGGCGACGCCCGTACGCGAGCATCGGCAAGGCCGTCGGCCTGTCCGAAGCCGCCGTGCGCCAACGCGTCCAGAAGCTGCTCGACCAGGGTGTCATGCAGATCGTCGCCGTGACGGATCCGCTGACCGTCGGCTTCGCCCGACAGGCGATGGTCGGCATCACGGTGGAAGGTGATATCGAGCCGGTCGCCGACGCGTTGGCCGCCATGGACGAGGTGGCGTACGTCGTGGTCACCGCAGGCTCGTTCGACCTGATGGCCGAACTGATCTGCGAGGACGACGAAGACCTCCTCGACCTGATCAACAAGCGCATCCGCGCGCTGCCCGGCGTGCGGAGAACCGAGAGTTTCGTTTACCTGAAGCTCCGGAAACAGACCTACACCTGGGGTACCCGATGA